The Sinorhizobium terangae genome has a window encoding:
- a CDS encoding glycoside hydrolase family 32 protein, which yields MTGHTPPSSLLDGSLKTLSAALAAGTTLHAWLKPVDSGTPAELKASQDGQEIGRITARNTEEFEFQALLIETAGEISFSYDARTTKLSIVYAFSETDVLEKGIVVLYSGEANSTPLVPGGYHFRPPFGWMNDPNGFGRFGDKVHLFYQHYPHSLRWNTMHWGHAVSGDYLRWKHLPMFLFPSAGLSARADGRGGAFSGSAIPLAGEEPGIRVFFTEQVKDREPEEQIQLTAVSRDQISAAPAEIILPQRPSGLDLTLDFRDPYVIKGPDGRWKMLLGSRDHAGGVILLYETADPDAAVGWSFVGILHRENRFGMTAAECPCMVPLGGPVDDPQTRWALIFGLLTSRDPATARRNITLATVGRFDGSTFVKEFEQELDFATDAYAFQAFVDHSGPVGIAWLANWTEISKRIDFPTAMTLPRRVLLDEGVLLTPPVDAVDSLRQDLIDERRLLSGDRVELANGAVEIVIDLAAPGAAFDLEFDHPDVELGVRVDPEGLSIVYDIPDGKLLPRYLAAGATPSTLRIFLDMGSIEVFADNGRWTGTKRLPGVAGVRSAYLSAPTGNVAAAKIWQLKL from the coding sequence ATGACAGGCCATACGCCCCCCTCTTCCCTTCTCGACGGCAGCCTGAAAACACTCAGCGCCGCGCTTGCCGCCGGGACCACGCTCCACGCGTGGCTGAAGCCAGTCGATTCGGGTACGCCGGCCGAGCTGAAAGCGAGCCAAGACGGACAGGAAATTGGTCGCATAACCGCGCGAAACACCGAGGAGTTCGAGTTCCAGGCGCTCCTGATCGAAACCGCCGGCGAAATCTCTTTCAGCTATGACGCCAGGACCACCAAACTCTCCATCGTCTATGCTTTCTCGGAAACGGACGTCTTGGAAAAAGGCATCGTTGTTCTTTACAGCGGCGAGGCCAATTCGACACCCCTTGTTCCTGGCGGCTATCACTTCCGCCCGCCTTTCGGCTGGATGAACGACCCCAACGGTTTCGGCCGTTTCGGCGACAAGGTTCATCTCTTCTATCAGCACTATCCCCACAGCCTGCGCTGGAACACAATGCATTGGGGCCATGCAGTCTCGGGTGACTATCTCCGCTGGAAGCACCTTCCGATGTTTCTGTTTCCGTCGGCGGGGCTTTCGGCTCGCGCGGACGGCCGCGGCGGCGCCTTCTCCGGCTCGGCAATTCCCCTTGCGGGAGAGGAGCCCGGGATCCGTGTCTTCTTCACCGAACAGGTGAAAGATCGCGAGCCGGAAGAGCAGATCCAGTTGACTGCCGTCAGTCGCGACCAGATCAGCGCCGCTCCGGCGGAGATCATCCTGCCGCAACGGCCGTCCGGCCTCGACCTGACGCTCGATTTCCGTGATCCCTATGTAATCAAAGGTCCGGACGGCCGCTGGAAGATGCTGCTTGGCAGCCGCGATCACGCGGGGGGAGTAATCCTGCTCTACGAGACAGCCGATCCGGACGCCGCGGTTGGTTGGAGCTTCGTCGGGATTCTTCACCGCGAGAACCGCTTCGGCATGACCGCGGCCGAATGCCCTTGCATGGTCCCGCTCGGTGGTCCTGTCGACGACCCGCAAACCCGTTGGGCGCTGATCTTCGGACTGCTCACCAGCCGCGATCCGGCAACGGCGCGGCGCAACATCACGCTTGCAACCGTCGGCCGCTTCGACGGCAGCACCTTCGTCAAGGAGTTCGAGCAGGAACTCGATTTTGCCACCGACGCCTATGCCTTCCAGGCCTTCGTCGACCATTCCGGCCCCGTGGGCATCGCGTGGCTGGCGAACTGGACGGAGATCTCGAAGAGGATCGATTTTCCCACGGCCATGACGCTCCCCCGCCGGGTACTGCTTGATGAGGGTGTGTTGCTAACCCCACCGGTCGATGCGGTCGACAGCTTGCGCCAAGATTTGATCGACGAGCGGCGACTGCTTTCCGGAGACAGGGTGGAACTCGCCAACGGAGCCGTTGAGATCGTGATCGATCTCGCCGCCCCCGGCGCCGCCTTCGATCTCGAATTCGACCATCCCGACGTCGAGCTCGGCGTCCGGGTCGATCCGGAAGGGCTGAGCATCGTCTACGACATTCCCGACGGCAAACTGCTGCCCCGCTACCTCGCAGCCGGAGCAACGCCCTCGACGCTTCGCATCTTTCTGGACATGGGGTCGATCGAGGTCTTTGCGGATAACGGTCGCTGGACGGGGACCAAGCGTTTGCCCGGAGTTGCAGGCGTTCGTTCCGCCTACCTCAGCGCGCCCACAGGCAATGTCGCCGCCGCAAAGATCTGGCAGCTCAAGCTATAG
- a CDS encoding carbohydrate ABC transporter permease, translating into MSDLALPTLQTEAKRERSAIGSLRIVQTASILVVALVIVSPLFMLVIASLKDDRFQILADMGSFRAFWVSNPTLSNFAEVSNLSGELAFGRYLLNSLFILACTVGAGLIVNSMAGFVLAWGSLRGRAVVLSLVIALYVIPQESIIMPLVIMVSRAGMTDTFAVQIVPWIASPLYIFLFYQFFAQLPKELFEAAQIDGASVFRIYRSIFLPLSLPALATVSILMGIESWNQYLWPILVTQTDYARPIAVAIATFFGQDSIYWDRAMAASVLMMIPILALYLAFQRWFVSSFIGSAVKG; encoded by the coding sequence ATGTCTGATCTCGCTCTCCCCACCCTGCAGACAGAGGCAAAGCGCGAGCGCTCCGCGATCGGTTCGCTGCGCATCGTCCAGACGGCCTCGATCCTCGTGGTCGCGCTCGTTATCGTGTCGCCGCTGTTCATGCTCGTGATCGCGAGCCTCAAGGACGACCGCTTCCAGATTCTGGCCGATATGGGAAGTTTCCGGGCCTTTTGGGTCTCCAACCCGACACTCTCCAATTTCGCGGAAGTGAGCAATCTCTCAGGCGAGCTCGCCTTCGGCCGCTACCTTCTGAACTCGTTGTTCATTCTCGCCTGCACGGTCGGCGCCGGCCTGATCGTCAATTCGATGGCGGGCTTCGTGCTCGCCTGGGGTTCGCTACGCGGCCGCGCCGTGGTCCTGTCCCTGGTCATTGCTCTCTACGTGATCCCGCAGGAGAGCATCATCATGCCGCTCGTCATCATGGTGTCGCGGGCCGGCATGACCGACACCTTCGCTGTGCAGATCGTCCCCTGGATCGCGAGCCCCCTCTACATCTTCCTGTTCTACCAGTTCTTCGCCCAGCTTCCGAAGGAACTCTTCGAAGCGGCTCAGATCGACGGCGCTTCGGTGTTCCGCATCTACCGCTCGATCTTCCTGCCACTCAGCCTGCCGGCGCTCGCAACCGTCTCGATCCTCATGGGGATCGAGAGCTGGAACCAGTATCTCTGGCCGATCCTGGTAACGCAGACCGACTATGCCCGGCCGATCGCCGTCGCGATCGCCACGTTCTTCGGCCAGGACAGCATCTACTGGGACCGCGCGATGGCCGCCTCCGTCCTGATGATGATCCCGATCCTCGCCCTCTACCTCGCCTTCCAGCGCTGGTTCGTGAGTTCCTTTATTGGCTCCGCCGTGAAAGGTTGA
- a CDS encoding carbohydrate ABC transporter permease, producing the protein MTLQQPALAATAVAARPARRRDQSRLFQEVGMLAPAVILLTIFLVVPFLLSFWTAMTNQPLVPRPTPVRFIGFTNFLRIFKDDLFWTSLWNVSRFTFWILPVQCGLAFATALLLHQKLPFRNFFRSLFFLPAITSMVVVCVIWGTLFQYPTGPLNQVIGFLSGGHIQPIDWLGDPDWAMFSIVLLSAWQAYGFQMIVYLAGLQGIPDELYDAARIDGANALQRFWHVTMPGLRPTHVFVLVITTIQAFKLYTQVAILTQGGPKSSTETVVHYMVRSGFEEQKLGYASAVSVILFLIVLVIALLQRQLLRRFDV; encoded by the coding sequence ATGACTTTGCAGCAACCGGCGCTAGCGGCGACGGCAGTCGCGGCGCGCCCGGCCAGACGGCGCGACCAGAGCCGCCTGTTCCAGGAAGTCGGCATGCTAGCGCCCGCGGTCATCCTGCTGACGATCTTCCTTGTCGTGCCGTTCCTTCTGTCTTTCTGGACGGCGATGACCAACCAGCCGCTGGTGCCGCGCCCGACCCCCGTCCGTTTCATCGGGTTCACAAACTTCCTGCGTATCTTCAAGGATGATCTGTTCTGGACGTCACTCTGGAACGTCTCGCGCTTCACCTTCTGGATCCTGCCGGTGCAATGCGGCCTCGCCTTTGCGACAGCGTTGCTCCTCCACCAGAAGCTGCCGTTCCGCAATTTCTTTCGCAGCTTGTTCTTCCTGCCCGCGATCACCTCCATGGTCGTCGTCTGCGTGATCTGGGGCACGCTCTTCCAGTATCCGACCGGCCCCCTCAATCAGGTGATCGGCTTTCTCTCGGGCGGCCACATCCAGCCGATTGACTGGCTCGGCGATCCGGACTGGGCGATGTTCTCGATCGTGCTCCTGTCGGCATGGCAGGCCTACGGCTTCCAGATGATCGTCTATCTCGCCGGCCTCCAGGGCATTCCGGACGAGCTCTATGATGCCGCCCGCATCGACGGCGCCAACGCATTGCAGCGCTTCTGGCACGTGACCATGCCGGGCTTGAGGCCGACCCATGTCTTCGTGCTGGTCATCACCACGATCCAGGCCTTCAAACTCTACACCCAGGTCGCGATCCTGACCCAAGGCGGCCCGAAAAGCAGCACCGAGACCGTGGTCCATTACATGGTGCGCTCCGGTTTCGAGGAACAGAAACTCGGCTACGCTTCGGCCGTGTCGGTCATTCTCTTCCTCATCGTTCTCGTCATCGCGCTCCTGCAGCGTCAACTTCTGAGGCGTTTCGATGTCTGA
- a CDS encoding ABC transporter substrate-binding protein has product MGNRLLSFLVASVAFGGLAEAKTVIHVMHQGDPGWVSTYGEVAKRFEAANPDVDIELIYAPHDAYNEKFSAAVMSKQLPDVMELDAPFLANYVWSGYLQPIKPLIDQDVIDDMTESNVAQGTYPIDKELYAVGLTDSSVVLYGNRKYLEAIGARIPKSVDDAWTREEFEGYLEKLSNLDGVKWPIDTFRGYGIKTEWITYAYGPILQSAGCDLIDRKTWKSVGTLDSDPCVDALTMMQKWVKNGWVVPQSSGTNQFFAEGHPAALALGGHWFYAEAAASMKDDIVVMPLPKFGQKSASPNGTWIWGITTASEHPDIAGKFVSFMLKDKAFRDYAKEDSAYPGLKSFAAGSPLYADGGAMAVAFEQASKTAIARPPHPAYPIITSAFMGAVDEIFNGGDVKAALTAAAEKIDEDIEENDGYPPFDEQ; this is encoded by the coding sequence ATGGGTAATCGTTTACTTTCGTTCCTGGTGGCGTCTGTCGCGTTCGGCGGCCTGGCGGAAGCAAAAACCGTCATTCACGTGATGCACCAGGGCGACCCCGGTTGGGTCTCGACCTATGGCGAAGTTGCCAAGCGCTTCGAGGCCGCTAACCCGGACGTCGACATCGAGCTCATCTATGCTCCCCACGACGCCTATAACGAGAAGTTCAGCGCCGCCGTCATGTCCAAGCAATTGCCGGACGTCATGGAGCTCGACGCGCCCTTCCTCGCCAACTACGTCTGGTCGGGGTACCTGCAGCCGATCAAGCCGTTGATCGATCAGGATGTCATCGACGACATGACCGAATCCAACGTCGCGCAGGGCACCTACCCCATAGACAAGGAGCTTTACGCCGTCGGGCTGACCGACTCCTCCGTCGTCCTCTACGGCAACAGGAAATATCTCGAAGCGATCGGCGCCCGCATCCCCAAGTCGGTCGACGACGCCTGGACCCGGGAAGAGTTCGAGGGCTATCTCGAAAAGCTCTCGAACCTCGACGGCGTCAAATGGCCGATCGACACCTTCCGCGGCTACGGCATCAAGACCGAATGGATCACCTATGCCTACGGTCCGATCCTGCAATCGGCCGGCTGCGACCTGATCGACCGCAAGACCTGGAAGTCTGTCGGCACTCTCGACAGCGATCCTTGTGTCGATGCGCTGACGATGATGCAGAAATGGGTGAAGAACGGCTGGGTCGTGCCGCAATCCTCCGGCACCAACCAGTTCTTCGCTGAGGGACATCCAGCGGCGCTCGCGCTCGGCGGTCACTGGTTCTATGCGGAAGCCGCGGCTTCGATGAAGGACGACATCGTGGTCATGCCGCTGCCTAAATTCGGGCAGAAAAGCGCGAGCCCCAACGGCACCTGGATCTGGGGGATCACCACCGCCTCCGAACATCCGGATATCGCCGGAAAGTTCGTCAGCTTCATGCTTAAGGACAAGGCATTCCGAGATTATGCGAAGGAAGATTCCGCCTATCCTGGCTTGAAGAGCTTCGCCGCCGGTTCACCGCTTTACGCCGACGGCGGCGCGATGGCGGTGGCCTTCGAGCAGGCATCGAAAACCGCGATCGCACGGCCCCCGCATCCGGCCTATCCGATCATCACCTCGGCCTTCATGGGAGCGGTGGACGAGATCTTCAATGGCGGCGACGTCAAGGCTGCACTCACCGCGGCAGCCGAGAAGATCGACGAGGATATCGAAGAAAACGACGGCTATCCGCCCTTCGACGAACAGTAA
- a CDS encoding LacI family DNA-binding transcriptional regulator, whose protein sequence is MTVSLNDIAERAGVSVKTVSGALHGGSARMAEATRQRIKEIAEELGYVTNLAARSMRQGWMPLIGVVADELITSPFATEIIRGLDGAARASDMAVFAMTLNGSRDVGAVIEEVRRFRPRAIAYAAMYHKTVSLPAEFAGTVGVMINCREANDRVTSLVPDEFGAAHEITTYLIEAGRRNIAFINLPGLLAGELRESGFRQAMTEAGLDGDGARVLPAVRRAIYSDRAHSLVLSHVAELMAGSEPPDAILCGNDRVAMEVYAALRRVGAQIPDDVAVASFDNQVEIASRLDPALTTMALPHRAMGRLAADILLAGDTMPSEVHKLPFQLVERSSV, encoded by the coding sequence GTGACCGTCTCCCTCAACGACATTGCCGAACGCGCGGGCGTCTCCGTCAAGACGGTTTCCGGCGCGCTGCACGGCGGTTCGGCCCGCATGGCCGAAGCGACCAGGCAGCGCATCAAGGAGATAGCCGAGGAACTCGGCTACGTCACCAATCTCGCCGCACGCAGCATGCGGCAGGGCTGGATGCCGCTGATCGGCGTCGTTGCCGACGAGTTGATCACCTCCCCTTTCGCGACGGAAATCATCCGGGGGCTCGATGGTGCGGCGCGAGCCTCTGACATGGCCGTTTTTGCGATGACCCTGAACGGCAGCCGCGATGTGGGCGCGGTGATAGAGGAAGTGCGCCGCTTTCGCCCGCGGGCGATTGCCTACGCGGCCATGTATCACAAGACGGTCTCGCTTCCCGCCGAATTCGCCGGCACAGTTGGCGTGATGATCAATTGCCGCGAGGCGAACGATCGGGTGACGTCACTGGTGCCCGACGAATTCGGCGCGGCGCACGAGATCACCACCTACCTGATCGAGGCGGGGCGCCGGAATATCGCTTTCATCAACCTGCCGGGCCTGCTCGCCGGGGAATTGCGCGAGTCGGGCTTCCGTCAGGCGATGACCGAAGCCGGGCTCGATGGCGACGGCGCCCGGGTGCTCCCGGCAGTCCGCAGGGCGATCTACAGCGACAGGGCCCATAGCCTGGTTCTTTCGCATGTAGCCGAACTGATGGCCGGATCCGAACCGCCTGACGCGATTCTCTGCGGCAATGATCGCGTCGCGATGGAGGTCTATGCGGCGCTACGCCGCGTCGGGGCGCAAATCCCCGACGACGTCGCCGTCGCCAGCTTCGACAATCAGGTCGAAATTGCATCGCGTCTCGACCCAGCCTTGACGACCATGGCCCTGCCGCATCGGGCGATGGGGCGCCTGGCCGCGGACATCCTGCTTGCCGGTGACACGATGCCAAGCGAGGTGCACAAGCTTCCGTTCCAATTGGTGGAGCGGTCATCCGTATAA
- a CDS encoding efflux RND transporter permease subunit, translated as MNFSAWSILNPIPAILLFAMLTIGGILAFERLPVQYFPDMDLPRISITATLDGAAPAQLETEVARIIEDRVASLTHLNHIATTITDGTVALSVTFELEKNTDDALNEVRNAVDSAKGDLPAQMQTPSVTKATLQSAALVTYAIRSSHLSETELSWFIDNDMTKALLSVPGVGQVSRVGGIDREVHVDLDPTTMASLGVTAATVSAQLKSVQADTSGGLGEIGGARQTLRTLGAVASVEDLKRLQVPLPNGQQVRLDDVASVTDSFADRSSLAYLDGQPVIAVAIKRSNGFSDTGVAADVDEEVAQFAAEHPDVQIDKVYSTVGAVLENYHGSMRMLFEGAILAVVVVWFFLRDWRATILSAVTLPLSVIPTFLLMYAADFSLNIITLLALSLVVGILVDDAIVEIENIARHLQMGKRPMDAALEAANEIWLAVVATTLTLVAVFLPTAFMGGISGLLFRQFGITAAVAVLASLIVARLLTPMMAAYFMKPHSTQEEDGRIMRAYMAIVKASLKHRKKTLLVTAVFVALSLSTIPFLKSGFLPAADDARTRVTLTQQPGATIDQMDTTVRKAADIVSKLRDVTHVFSSVGSASSGDGPEISIGTATLDVMLTPINERDRKQSEIEKDIRSALSVLPGVRVAVDNGGHGTQLVITLASDDSNALDEATNALEEQLRTLNGIGAVTSTASRQAPEVQITPDFVRAAALGVTSSAIAEAVRVATRGDYSSALPKLNLPQRQIPIVVRFKPEARTNLDDIRNIRVPGSHGSVDLGSIADIRIGGSPSEIDRIDQMRNMTLSVELNGRILGDVYREAKALPALEHLPAGVTLVKQGELQRSSELFQSFALAMAIGVFCVYAVLVLLFHDFLQPFTILMALPLSLGGALLPLVVTGTSFSMPVVIGLLMLMGVVTKNSILLVEYAIMSRRQGMSRFDALVDACRKRGRPIVMTTIAMASGMLPVALSLTGGDSSFRRPMAIVVIGGVMTSTLLSLIVIPIIFTFVDDLLEALKRLGRRTQARNETAGQETDAFDNCEPIAFKRSPAARGHGQS; from the coding sequence ATGAATTTCTCCGCCTGGTCGATACTCAATCCCATACCGGCGATACTGCTCTTCGCAATGCTCACGATCGGCGGGATATTGGCTTTTGAGCGCCTGCCGGTCCAATACTTCCCGGATATGGACCTTCCGAGGATCAGCATAACCGCGACACTCGATGGCGCGGCGCCGGCGCAGCTCGAGACGGAGGTTGCACGCATTATCGAGGACCGGGTGGCCTCGTTGACTCATCTCAACCACATTGCCACAACGATCACCGACGGAACCGTCGCACTCAGCGTCACCTTCGAGCTGGAGAAGAACACCGATGACGCTTTAAACGAGGTCCGCAATGCTGTCGACAGTGCGAAGGGGGATCTCCCGGCGCAGATGCAGACGCCGAGCGTCACCAAAGCTACCCTGCAGAGCGCCGCGCTGGTCACCTACGCGATCCGTTCGTCTCATCTTAGTGAGACCGAGCTTTCCTGGTTCATCGACAACGACATGACGAAGGCACTGCTGTCGGTGCCGGGAGTGGGACAGGTGAGTCGCGTCGGCGGGATCGATCGCGAAGTTCATGTCGACCTCGATCCCACAACGATGGCGTCGCTCGGGGTCACTGCAGCGACTGTTTCAGCACAGTTGAAGTCGGTCCAGGCTGATACGTCGGGTGGGCTTGGAGAAATCGGCGGAGCCCGCCAGACGTTGCGGACGCTCGGCGCCGTCGCATCCGTCGAAGACCTCAAGAGACTGCAAGTTCCGCTGCCCAACGGCCAGCAGGTCCGTCTTGACGATGTCGCTTCCGTCACTGACAGCTTCGCGGACCGGTCGTCGCTTGCCTATCTCGACGGCCAGCCAGTGATCGCTGTCGCGATCAAACGCTCTAACGGGTTCTCGGACACCGGCGTTGCCGCTGACGTCGACGAGGAGGTAGCACAGTTCGCCGCCGAACATCCCGACGTGCAGATCGATAAGGTCTACAGCACCGTCGGGGCGGTGCTCGAGAACTATCACGGTTCGATGCGGATGTTATTCGAGGGGGCGATCCTCGCGGTCGTGGTGGTCTGGTTCTTCCTCCGGGATTGGCGCGCGACGATCTTGTCCGCCGTGACGCTGCCGTTGTCAGTCATACCGACCTTCCTTTTGATGTACGCCGCTGACTTCAGTCTTAATATCATCACTCTGCTTGCACTGTCGCTGGTGGTCGGCATTCTTGTCGATGATGCCATCGTGGAGATCGAAAACATCGCTCGCCACCTCCAGATGGGCAAGCGACCGATGGATGCAGCCCTCGAGGCGGCCAATGAGATCTGGTTAGCAGTTGTCGCGACCACGCTCACGCTCGTCGCGGTCTTCCTGCCCACGGCATTCATGGGCGGCATATCAGGGCTGCTCTTCCGCCAGTTCGGCATCACCGCCGCAGTCGCCGTACTCGCCTCTCTGATCGTTGCGCGCCTGCTAACGCCGATGATGGCCGCCTATTTCATGAAGCCGCATTCCACCCAGGAAGAGGATGGGCGGATCATGCGTGCCTACATGGCGATTGTGAAGGCGTCTTTGAAGCACAGGAAGAAAACGCTCCTCGTGACCGCAGTCTTCGTCGCACTCTCGCTTTCCACCATCCCGTTCCTGAAATCGGGCTTCCTGCCGGCTGCCGACGACGCCCGGACCCGGGTGACGCTGACCCAGCAGCCCGGAGCCACAATCGACCAGATGGACACAACGGTCAGGAAGGCGGCGGACATCGTAAGCAAGCTGCGCGATGTGACGCATGTCTTCTCGTCGGTCGGTTCTGCATCATCGGGTGATGGCCCGGAGATCAGTATTGGAACAGCCACGCTCGACGTCATGCTGACGCCCATTAACGAACGAGACCGCAAGCAGTCAGAGATCGAAAAGGATATCCGCTCGGCCCTCTCGGTGCTCCCCGGCGTGCGGGTTGCGGTCGACAACGGTGGCCACGGCACGCAGCTCGTCATCACCCTTGCAAGCGACGACTCAAATGCCCTTGACGAAGCAACCAATGCGCTTGAGGAGCAACTCCGAACGCTCAATGGGATCGGAGCGGTGACTTCGACCGCTTCGAGGCAGGCGCCTGAGGTTCAGATCACCCCGGACTTTGTACGCGCAGCCGCACTCGGGGTGACGTCAAGCGCCATCGCGGAAGCCGTGCGCGTTGCGACGCGTGGAGACTACTCTTCCGCCCTGCCAAAGCTCAATCTGCCTCAGCGGCAAATCCCCATCGTCGTCCGCTTCAAGCCCGAGGCACGCACAAATCTCGACGACATCAGGAACATAAGGGTGCCCGGAAGCCATGGCAGCGTCGATCTTGGATCAATCGCCGACATACGTATCGGCGGAAGTCCTTCCGAGATCGATCGCATCGATCAGATGCGCAACATGACCCTTTCCGTCGAGCTCAACGGCCGTATCCTGGGCGACGTCTATCGCGAGGCAAAGGCGCTGCCGGCTCTTGAGCACCTGCCGGCGGGCGTCACGCTCGTGAAGCAAGGAGAACTTCAGCGCAGTTCGGAACTGTTCCAAAGCTTCGCTCTTGCGATGGCGATCGGCGTGTTCTGCGTCTATGCGGTGCTCGTCCTGCTCTTCCACGACTTCCTGCAACCGTTCACCATCCTCATGGCCCTTCCTCTTTCGCTCGGAGGCGCACTGCTGCCACTAGTGGTGACCGGAACCAGCTTCTCGATGCCGGTGGTCATCGGCCTGCTGATGCTCATGGGCGTGGTGACGAAAAACTCGATCCTTCTCGTCGAATACGCGATCATGTCGCGCCGCCAGGGAATGTCGCGGTTCGATGCACTCGTCGATGCCTGCCGCAAGCGCGGGCGTCCCATTGTCATGACGACCATCGCCATGGCATCGGGCATGCTCCCGGTTGCTTTGAGCCTGACGGGGGGCGATTCAAGTTTCCGACGGCCGATGGCCATTGTGGTGATCGGCGGTGTAATGACGTCAACGCTACTCAGCCTTATTGTGATCCCCATCATCTTCACGTTCGTCGACGACCTGCTTGAGGCACTGAAACGGCTCGGACGCCGGACGCAGGCACGCAACGAAACCGCCGGGCAGGAAACGGATGCATTCGACAATTGCGAGCCGATTGCCTTCAAACGTAGCCCCGCCGCTCGAGGACATGGCCAGAGCTGA
- a CDS encoding efflux RND transporter periplasmic adaptor subunit, translated as MRKPSIPLATVLFCAALLPFGSAMADQLAAPALTVSLVTPALREWPETIPASGWLKPWQEAVIASETSGLRVTDVLVDVGSVVAKGQTLVQLSQQSVLADLRKQAAAVETAKADLAKAKANADRARQLGPSGAISDEKVAERLTDEQMAIASLESQQAALDSQKIKLAQTTVTAVDDGLITSRTANLGAVVSAGTELFRLVRQQRVEWQAEVSARFLSRIAGGLSVRINVPDERPVQGKVRLVGPSVSTETGRAIVYVTLPAGVHPPVGLYVTGSIELKTTSALTVPETAIVFRDGMSYVFTIGDDRRVRRVRAETGRHKNGEVEILSGIDQSSRIVASGGAFLSDNDLVNVAEQG; from the coding sequence TTGAGGAAGCCGTCCATCCCACTCGCCACTGTTCTTTTCTGTGCAGCACTGCTTCCCTTCGGGAGTGCCATGGCGGATCAGCTGGCAGCACCTGCACTTACGGTATCGCTGGTAACGCCGGCGCTGCGGGAGTGGCCGGAAACAATTCCTGCAAGCGGATGGCTCAAACCTTGGCAGGAAGCGGTCATCGCCTCCGAGACGAGCGGGCTTCGCGTAACGGACGTTCTGGTCGATGTCGGATCGGTTGTGGCCAAGGGTCAGACGCTGGTCCAGCTTTCGCAGCAGAGCGTGCTGGCGGACCTTCGAAAGCAAGCCGCAGCCGTCGAAACCGCCAAGGCAGATTTAGCAAAGGCCAAGGCGAACGCGGACCGAGCCCGGCAGCTTGGGCCCTCGGGAGCAATTTCGGATGAGAAGGTCGCCGAGCGTTTAACTGACGAACAGATGGCAATAGCAAGCCTCGAATCCCAACAGGCCGCGCTCGACAGCCAGAAGATCAAGCTCGCTCAGACGACTGTCACTGCCGTAGACGACGGGCTGATAACGTCACGCACCGCCAATCTCGGCGCAGTCGTTTCCGCTGGCACCGAGCTGTTCCGCCTGGTCCGTCAGCAGCGCGTCGAGTGGCAGGCCGAAGTTTCGGCACGCTTCCTGTCACGCATTGCGGGAGGATTGAGCGTCAGGATCAACGTCCCGGATGAGCGCCCCGTTCAGGGTAAGGTGAGACTTGTCGGACCGTCTGTCAGCACCGAGACCGGCCGCGCAATCGTTTATGTCACGCTTCCCGCCGGCGTCCATCCGCCTGTCGGTCTTTATGTCACCGGCAGCATCGAGCTAAAGACGACTTCGGCCCTCACGGTTCCCGAGACAGCGATCGTGTTCCGCGACGGCATGAGCTACGTCTTTACGATCGGCGACGACAGGCGGGTGCGACGGGTCCGGGCGGAGACGGGCCGCCACAAGAACGGCGAAGTCGAGATTCTCTCCGGCATAGATCAGTCCTCAAGGATCGTGGCATCGGGCGGAGCGTTTTTGTCGGACAACGACCTCGTGAATGTCGCCGAGCAAGGCTGA
- a CDS encoding DUF982 domain-containing protein encodes MKRQFCGPYDALDFLENEWPRQGMQHARAVQVCREALHHSEYANSARNCFIAACVEASLRCSEAENLRSRAEAKMVSRHR; translated from the coding sequence ATGAAGCGCCAGTTCTGCGGGCCCTACGACGCACTTGATTTCCTGGAGAATGAATGGCCGAGGCAGGGGATGCAGCACGCACGGGCGGTGCAGGTCTGCCGTGAAGCGTTGCATCACTCCGAATACGCGAATTCCGCAAGGAATTGCTTCATAGCGGCATGCGTTGAAGCGTCTCTCCGATGCAGTGAAGCTGAGAATCTGCGCTCTCGCGCCGAAGCGAAGATGGTGAGCCGGCACAGATAA